The Catenuloplanes niger genome includes a window with the following:
- a CDS encoding aminotransferase-like domain-containing protein — MLQLIAGAVNDRSARGIAAAVSRLVHTGEIPAGTRLPTVRSVARELGISPTTVSEAWRSLAGAGAIQTRGRSGTFVLTPGRPRQKLRYARVTAGPAVLPHDFSTGVPDHDLLPDISGALRRIGDTRFTTSYLEEPVLPRLEAVLRDRWPFPPHQLTVVDGALDAIDRLTSAVVRFGDHVLVENPAFPPVLDLLESVGAITVPVAMDSVGLLPPALRAALDAGPTALYLQPRAHNPTGASMTSERAEQLAAVLAAHPLGRGVTVVEDDHAGDIATATAVSIGAWLPDQTAHVRSFAKSHGPDLRLAAIGGPSALIAAVADRRLLGPGWSSRILQAVLLDLLTDSATARQVAVARREYAARRTTLLAALAERDVRATAADGINMWVSVRDQQVAMLSLAAHGIGVAPGTPFEVEPRDGDHIRITVGLIRDGFDDLADIVAEAAGARHRTSGRRTRSLRRGTR; from the coding sequence ATGCTGCAGCTCATTGCCGGAGCGGTCAATGACCGCTCCGCGCGCGGAATAGCCGCCGCGGTCAGCCGGCTCGTCCACACCGGGGAGATCCCGGCCGGCACCCGCCTGCCCACGGTCCGGTCCGTCGCGCGCGAGCTGGGCATCAGCCCGACCACGGTCAGCGAGGCCTGGCGCAGCCTCGCCGGCGCCGGCGCGATCCAGACCCGGGGCCGGTCCGGCACGTTCGTGCTGACCCCCGGCCGGCCCCGGCAGAAGCTGCGGTACGCGCGGGTCACGGCCGGGCCGGCCGTGCTGCCGCACGACTTCTCCACCGGCGTACCCGACCACGACCTGCTGCCCGACATCTCCGGCGCGCTGCGGCGGATCGGCGACACCCGGTTCACCACGTCGTACCTGGAGGAGCCGGTGCTGCCCCGGCTGGAGGCGGTGCTGCGCGACCGCTGGCCGTTCCCGCCGCACCAGCTGACCGTCGTCGACGGCGCGCTGGACGCGATCGACCGGCTCACCTCCGCCGTGGTCCGGTTCGGCGACCACGTGCTGGTCGAGAACCCGGCGTTCCCGCCCGTGCTGGACCTGCTCGAATCCGTGGGCGCGATCACCGTACCGGTGGCGATGGACTCGGTCGGGTTGCTGCCACCGGCCCTGCGGGCCGCGCTCGACGCCGGTCCGACCGCGCTCTACCTGCAGCCCCGGGCGCACAACCCGACCGGCGCGTCGATGACCTCGGAACGGGCCGAGCAGCTCGCCGCCGTGCTCGCCGCGCACCCGCTCGGCCGCGGCGTGACGGTGGTGGAGGACGACCACGCCGGTGACATCGCCACCGCGACCGCGGTCAGCATCGGCGCGTGGCTGCCGGACCAGACCGCGCACGTGCGCAGCTTCGCCAAGTCGCACGGCCCGGACCTGCGACTCGCCGCGATCGGCGGGCCGAGCGCGCTGATCGCGGCGGTCGCGGACCGGCGGCTGCTCGGCCCCGGCTGGTCCAGCCGCATCCTGCAGGCGGTGCTGCTCGACCTGCTCACCGACTCGGCCACGGCCCGGCAGGTGGCGGTGGCCCGGCGGGAGTACGCGGCCCGGCGCACCACGCTGCTGGCCGCGCTCGCGGAGCGGGACGTGCGGGCGACCGCGGCGGACGGCATCAACATGTGGGTGAGCGTGCGGGACCAGCAGGTGGCGATGCTGAGCCTGGCCGCGCACGGGATCGGGGTGGCGCCCGGGACACCGTTCGAGGTGGAGCCGCGGGACGGTGACCACATCCGGATCACGGTCGGGCTGATCCGGGACGGCTTCGACGACCTGGCGGACATCGTGGCGGAGGCGGCCGGCGCCCGGCACCGCACCAGCGGCCGCCGGACCCGCTCACTGCGCCGCGGCACCCGCTGA
- a CDS encoding nitrilase-related carbon-nitrogen hydrolase, with product MADSDPSSRNVVRAAIVQTNWTGDKESMIKAHEEYARQAAAQGAEVICFQELFYGPYFCQVQDTEFYSYAESIPGPTTERFQALARELGMVMVLPMYEQEQPGVLYNTAAVVDADGSYLGKYRKNHIPQVKGFWEKFYFRPGNLGYPVFDTAVGRIGVYICYDRHFPEGWRALGLAGAKIVFNPSATSRGLSAYLWQLEQPASAVANEYFIGAINRTGIEELGDNDFYGTSYFVDPEGKFVGAVGDAHQPELIVRDLDLGLLDTVRDRWQFYRDRRPDTYDGLVAP from the coding sequence ATGGCAGACTCTGATCCTTCGAGCCGAAACGTCGTTCGCGCCGCCATCGTCCAGACGAACTGGACCGGCGACAAAGAAAGCATGATCAAAGCGCACGAGGAGTACGCGCGGCAGGCCGCCGCGCAGGGCGCCGAGGTCATCTGTTTCCAGGAGCTGTTCTACGGGCCGTACTTCTGCCAGGTGCAGGACACGGAGTTCTACTCGTACGCGGAGTCGATCCCCGGGCCGACCACCGAGCGGTTCCAGGCCCTGGCCCGTGAGCTGGGCATGGTCATGGTGCTGCCGATGTACGAGCAGGAGCAGCCCGGCGTCCTCTACAACACCGCGGCCGTGGTCGACGCGGACGGCAGTTACCTCGGTAAATATCGCAAGAACCACATCCCGCAGGTGAAGGGGTTCTGGGAGAAGTTCTACTTCCGTCCCGGCAACCTGGGATATCCGGTCTTCGACACGGCGGTCGGCCGGATCGGTGTCTACATCTGCTACGACCGGCATTTCCCGGAGGGCTGGCGCGCGCTCGGCCTGGCCGGCGCCAAGATCGTATTCAACCCGTCCGCCACCAGTCGTGGTCTCTCCGCCTATCTGTGGCAGCTGGAACAGCCGGCCAGCGCGGTGGCGAACGAGTATTTCATCGGCGCGATCAACCGCACCGGAATCGAAGAGCTCGGAGACAACGATTTCTACGGTACGTCGTACTTCGTCGACCCGGAGGGCAAGTTCGTCGGCGCGGTCGGCGACGCGCACCAGCCCGAGCTGATCGTCCGCGACCTGGACCTGGGCCTGCTCGACACGGTCCGCGACCGGTGGCAGTTCTACCGCGACCGCCGGCCGGACACCTACGACGGGCTGGTGGCGCCGTGA
- the hydA gene encoding dihydropyrimidinase encodes MTTLITGGTVVSATGRHPADVLIDGERIVALFAPGTGPADVPAIDATGKYVIPGGVDAHTHMELPFGGTHASDTFDTGTRAAAFGGTTTIVDFAVQRTGEVVQDGLAAWHAKAAGEAHVDYAFHMILGGVDDDALKAMDVLVADEGITSFKLFMAYPGVFYSDDGQILRAMQKARDNGAMIMMHAENGPAIDVLVQQALARGETAPYFHGVTRPEALEAEATSRAIWLAGVAADCPLYIVHLSASKALAAVAEARDAGRNVFAETCPQYLYLSLEDQLGAPGFEGAKWVCSTPLRSKHESHRRDLWTGLRSNDLAVVSTDHCPFCMKDQKELGVGDFSKIPNGIGGVEHRVDLLYQGVVDGKLSLERWVETIATTPARMFGLYPRKGVIAPGSDADIVLYDPAGRTRISAATHHMNMDHSAWEGWEIAGRVDTVISRGTVLVANGEYHGRKGHGRYVKRGLSTYLH; translated from the coding sequence GTGACCACGCTGATCACCGGCGGCACCGTCGTCTCCGCGACCGGCCGGCACCCCGCGGACGTGCTGATCGACGGCGAGAGGATCGTCGCGCTGTTCGCGCCCGGCACCGGCCCCGCGGACGTGCCGGCCATCGACGCGACCGGGAAGTACGTCATCCCCGGCGGCGTGGACGCGCACACGCACATGGAGCTGCCGTTCGGCGGCACGCACGCGTCCGACACGTTCGACACCGGCACCCGCGCGGCCGCGTTCGGCGGCACCACCACGATCGTCGACTTCGCGGTGCAGCGCACCGGTGAGGTGGTCCAGGACGGACTGGCCGCCTGGCACGCGAAGGCGGCCGGCGAGGCGCACGTCGACTACGCGTTCCACATGATCCTCGGCGGCGTGGACGACGACGCGCTCAAGGCGATGGACGTGCTGGTCGCGGACGAGGGCATCACCAGCTTCAAGCTGTTCATGGCGTACCCCGGCGTGTTCTACAGCGACGACGGGCAGATCCTGCGCGCGATGCAGAAGGCCCGGGACAACGGCGCCATGATCATGATGCACGCGGAGAACGGCCCGGCCATCGACGTGCTGGTCCAGCAGGCGCTGGCCCGCGGTGAGACCGCGCCGTACTTCCACGGCGTGACCCGGCCGGAGGCCCTCGAGGCGGAGGCGACGAGCCGGGCGATCTGGCTGGCCGGCGTGGCCGCGGACTGCCCGCTCTACATCGTGCACCTGTCCGCGAGCAAGGCGCTGGCGGCGGTCGCGGAGGCGCGCGACGCCGGCCGCAACGTGTTCGCCGAGACCTGCCCGCAGTACCTCTACCTCTCCCTCGAGGACCAGCTCGGCGCGCCCGGGTTCGAGGGCGCGAAGTGGGTCTGCTCCACGCCGCTGCGGTCCAAGCACGAGAGTCACCGGCGCGACCTGTGGACGGGCCTGCGCAGCAACGACCTGGCCGTGGTCTCCACCGACCACTGCCCGTTCTGCATGAAGGACCAGAAGGAGCTCGGCGTCGGCGACTTCTCCAAGATCCCCAACGGGATCGGCGGCGTCGAGCACCGCGTCGACCTGCTCTACCAGGGCGTGGTCGACGGCAAGCTGTCGCTGGAGCGCTGGGTGGAGACGATCGCGACCACGCCGGCCCGGATGTTCGGCCTCTACCCGCGCAAGGGCGTCATCGCGCCCGGCTCCGACGCGGACATCGTGCTCTACGACCCGGCCGGGCGCACCCGGATCAGCGCGGCGACGCACCACATGAACATGGACCACTCGGCCTGGGAGGGCTGGGAGATCGCCGGCCGGGTCGACACGGTCATCTCCCGCGGGACCGTCCTGGTCGCGAACGGCGAGTACCACGGCCGGAAGGGCCACGGGCGGTACGTCAAGCGCGGACTCTCCACCTACCTGCACTGA
- a CDS encoding TIGR03842 family LLM class F420-dependent oxidoreductase, giving the protein MDIGVVFQCDPPARRVVELAQQAEAAGFSHVWTFDSHLLWQEPYVIHSQILAATERVIVGPMVTNPSTRDWTVTASTFATLNELYGNRTVCGIGRGDSAVRTLGLKPTTLAELRECVQVIQALGNGRPATINGNDVHFPWIPDRAALEVWVAAYGPKALKLTGEVADGYILQLADPDIAAWMIKSVRDAASDAGRDPMAITFCVAAPAYVGDDLAHQREQTRWFGGMVGNHVADIVARYGAAGAVPQALTDYIQGRQGYDYAEHGRAGNSHAEFVPDEIVDRFCVLGPIEAHLEKLTALRELGVDQFALYLQHDDQEHTLAEYGKHVVPAFAG; this is encoded by the coding sequence ATGGACATCGGTGTCGTCTTCCAATGTGACCCGCCGGCCCGCCGCGTGGTGGAGCTGGCCCAGCAGGCCGAGGCCGCCGGCTTCAGTCACGTCTGGACCTTCGACTCGCACCTGCTCTGGCAGGAGCCCTACGTCATCCACTCGCAGATCCTGGCCGCCACCGAGCGGGTGATCGTCGGCCCGATGGTCACGAACCCGAGCACCCGCGACTGGACCGTCACGGCCAGCACCTTCGCCACGCTCAACGAGCTCTACGGCAACCGGACGGTCTGCGGCATCGGCCGGGGCGACTCCGCGGTCCGCACGCTCGGCCTGAAGCCGACCACGCTGGCCGAGCTGCGCGAGTGCGTCCAGGTGATCCAGGCGCTGGGCAACGGCCGGCCCGCCACGATCAACGGCAACGACGTGCACTTCCCGTGGATCCCGGACCGGGCCGCGCTGGAGGTCTGGGTCGCCGCCTACGGCCCGAAGGCGCTGAAGCTGACCGGCGAGGTCGCGGACGGCTACATCCTGCAGCTCGCCGACCCGGACATCGCGGCCTGGATGATCAAGTCGGTCCGGGACGCGGCGTCGGACGCCGGCCGGGACCCGATGGCCATCACGTTCTGTGTGGCGGCCCCGGCCTACGTCGGCGACGACCTCGCCCACCAGCGGGAGCAGACGCGCTGGTTCGGCGGCATGGTCGGCAACCACGTCGCGGACATCGTGGCGCGCTACGGCGCGGCCGGCGCGGTGCCGCAGGCGCTCACCGACTACATCCAGGGCCGCCAGGGGTACGACTACGCCGAGCACGGGCGGGCCGGCAACAGCCACGCGGAGTTCGTCCCGGACGAGATCGTCGACCGGTTCTGCGTGCTCGGCCCGATCGAGGCGCACCTGGAGAAGCTCACCGCGCTGCGCGAGCTCGGCGTCGACCAGTTCGCGCTCTACCTGCAGCACGACGACCAGGAGCACACGCTCGCCGAGTACGGCAAGCACGTCGTCCCGGCCTTCGCCGGATGA
- a CDS encoding ABC transporter permease: MRAGTPLAAGAGLVVGVVLWEGYKAIGDPRGTELFGVRLLPRASDAAMPHVWDVLARFGRAELAGGDPLWLVVLAACLFTLRGVVAGLVAGGAIGMLLAVLMQRFRIAERGLLPHVILSQTVPLIALAPVIAGWGGRLSLGPYPWQPWMSVSVIAAYLAFFPIAVGALRGLQSPAPIAEELMRSYAAGWWRTLWKLRLPASTPYLFPALRLAGASAVVGAVVGEISTGTRGGIGRLIIEYSREATGDPAKVYTAMIGAALLGLAVAGALALAELFLTRRTALPR; this comes from the coding sequence ATGAGGGCCGGGACCCCGCTCGCGGCCGGTGCCGGGCTGGTCGTGGGCGTGGTGCTCTGGGAGGGCTACAAGGCGATCGGCGACCCGCGGGGCACCGAGCTGTTCGGCGTCCGGCTGCTGCCGCGCGCGAGCGACGCCGCGATGCCGCACGTCTGGGACGTCCTGGCCCGCTTCGGCCGCGCGGAACTGGCCGGCGGCGACCCGCTCTGGCTGGTCGTGCTGGCCGCCTGCCTGTTCACGCTGCGCGGCGTGGTGGCCGGGCTGGTCGCCGGCGGCGCGATCGGCATGCTGCTCGCGGTGCTGATGCAGCGGTTCCGGATCGCCGAGCGCGGCCTGCTGCCCCACGTGATCCTGTCGCAGACCGTGCCGCTGATCGCGCTCGCACCGGTGATCGCGGGCTGGGGCGGGCGGTTGTCGCTCGGGCCGTACCCGTGGCAGCCCTGGATGTCGGTCTCGGTGATCGCGGCCTACCTGGCGTTCTTCCCGATCGCGGTGGGCGCGCTGCGCGGTCTGCAGAGCCCGGCGCCGATCGCGGAGGAGCTGATGCGCAGCTACGCGGCCGGCTGGTGGCGCACGCTGTGGAAGCTCCGGCTGCCCGCGTCCACGCCGTACCTGTTCCCGGCGCTGCGGCTGGCCGGCGCGTCCGCGGTGGTCGGCGCCGTGGTCGGCGAGATCTCCACCGGCACCCGCGGCGGCATCGGCCGCCTGATCATCGAGTACTCCCGGGAGGCGACCGGCGACCCCGCGAAGGTCTACACCGCCATGATCGGCGCGGCACTGCTCGGCCTCGCGGTGGCCGGCGCGCTCGCGCTCGCCGAGCTGTTCCTCACCCGCCGCACGGCGCTCCCGCGCTGA
- a CDS encoding ABC transporter ATP-binding protein yields the protein MTAPETAVELSGVNKIFNEGRTGEVPALTGVDLTIARGEFVALIGPSGCGKSTLLRLVADLIAPTSGTVTVAGKPARQARLDQEYGIAFQQAGLFEWRTVLRNVELPLELRGHGRRERRARAEEMLELVGLADFARHRPAQLSGGMQQRVAIARALAVHPPLLLMDEPFGALDEMTRERLQDELLRICGATGTSTIFVTHSIPEAVYLADRVVVMSARPGRITDVVPIDLGERTEATRQSPAFFTGITTVRAALRGTRTTAGIVGADR from the coding sequence ATGACCGCACCCGAGACGGCCGTGGAGCTGAGCGGCGTCAACAAGATCTTCAACGAGGGGCGCACGGGCGAGGTACCCGCGCTCACCGGCGTCGACCTGACCATCGCGCGCGGCGAGTTCGTCGCGCTGATCGGCCCGTCCGGCTGCGGCAAGTCCACGCTGCTGCGCCTGGTCGCGGACCTGATCGCGCCGACCTCCGGCACGGTCACCGTGGCCGGCAAGCCGGCTCGGCAGGCGCGGCTGGACCAGGAGTACGGCATCGCGTTCCAGCAGGCCGGGCTCTTCGAGTGGCGGACCGTGCTGCGCAACGTGGAGCTGCCGCTCGAACTGCGCGGTCACGGCCGCCGGGAGCGCCGGGCCCGCGCGGAGGAGATGCTGGAGCTGGTCGGGCTGGCCGACTTCGCGCGGCACCGTCCGGCGCAGCTGTCCGGCGGCATGCAGCAGCGGGTCGCGATCGCCCGCGCGCTCGCGGTGCACCCGCCGCTGCTGCTGATGGACGAGCCGTTCGGCGCGCTGGACGAGATGACCCGCGAGCGGCTGCAGGACGAGCTGCTGCGGATCTGCGGCGCGACCGGCACCAGCACGATCTTCGTGACCCACTCCATCCCGGAGGCGGTCTACCTGGCCGACCGCGTGGTGGTGATGAGCGCGCGGCCGGGCCGGATCACCGACGTCGTCCCGATCGACCTGGGGGAGCGCACCGAGGCCACCCGGCAGTCACCCGCCTTCTTCACCGGCATCACCACGGTCCGCGCGGCGCTGCGCGGCACCCGCACGACGGCGGGGATCGTGGGGGCGGACCGGTGA
- a CDS encoding ABC transporter permease: MTAPVDRALAADPAGPSRGRRRTADGLWVVVPPLLVAVAGLAAWEAVVTLGRVAPFVLPAPSAIGEQFTRNLDTIIKTGLASGTNALVGLVLGTIVALLAAMAAAQSRFLADASVPVAAALNALPIIALAPILNNMFSATSNIPRRLVVAIVVFFPVFINTLRGLREVDPVHRELMDSYAASGVAFTRLVRLPGALPFVFTGLRQASSLAVIAAVVSEYFGGLQDGLGSRITSAAANTAYPRAWAFVLGACVLGLVFYLIALLLERLATPWRSR, encoded by the coding sequence GTGACGGCGCCGGTCGACAGGGCGCTCGCGGCGGACCCGGCCGGGCCGTCGCGCGGCCGGCGGCGTACCGCTGATGGCCTGTGGGTTGTCGTGCCTCCGCTGCTGGTGGCGGTCGCCGGGCTGGCCGCGTGGGAGGCGGTCGTCACGCTCGGGCGGGTGGCGCCGTTCGTGCTGCCCGCGCCGTCCGCCATCGGGGAGCAGTTCACCCGCAATCTGGACACGATCATCAAGACCGGGCTGGCCAGTGGTACGAACGCGCTGGTGGGCCTGGTGCTCGGCACGATCGTCGCGCTGCTCGCCGCGATGGCCGCCGCGCAGTCCCGGTTCCTCGCCGACGCCTCCGTGCCGGTCGCGGCCGCGCTCAACGCGCTGCCGATCATCGCGCTGGCCCCGATCCTGAACAACATGTTCTCGGCCACCAGCAACATCCCGCGCCGGCTGGTGGTCGCGATCGTGGTGTTCTTCCCCGTCTTCATCAACACGCTGCGCGGGCTGCGCGAGGTCGACCCCGTCCACCGGGAGCTGATGGACAGCTACGCCGCGAGCGGTGTGGCGTTCACCCGGCTGGTGCGGTTGCCCGGCGCGCTGCCGTTCGTCTTCACCGGTCTGCGTCAGGCGTCCTCCCTGGCGGTGATCGCGGCGGTGGTCAGTGAGTACTTCGGCGGTCTGCAGGACGGCCTGGGCTCGCGGATCACCTCGGCGGCGGCCAACACGGCGTACCCCAGGGCATGGGCGTTCGTGCTCGGGGCGTGCGTGCTCGGACTCGTCTTCTACCTCATCGCGCTGCTGCTGGAGCGGCTGGCGACGCCGTGGCGCTCCCGCTGA
- a CDS encoding ABC transporter substrate-binding protein — MRKRLLMSAVLAASLALTGCGTADQGSPAPGGSGGLTPVKLQLQWFVQAQFAGFLAAVDQGFYREQGLDVQILEGGVDIVPQTVLAQGQADYAIAWVPKALASREQGAGITQVAQVFQRSGTYQVSFASSNIKAPADLRGKKVGNWGFGNEFELFAAMTKAGLDPGRDVTLVQQQFDMQALLAGDIDAAQAMSYNEYAQLLEARNPRTGQLYQPSDFTVLDWNTVGTAMLQDAVWASTDRLTDPAYQDTTVKFLAGTVRGWAFCRDNAEKCRDIVVAKGSKLGASHQLWQMNEVNKLIWPSASRAGLIDEAAWNATVDLAMTTRNQDGQTVLTTRPEGTAYTNEFIQKALDSLAGAGTDVVGAGFTPATVTLTEGGA, encoded by the coding sequence ATGAGGAAACGTCTGTTGATGAGCGCCGTGCTGGCCGCGAGCCTGGCCCTGACCGGCTGCGGGACCGCCGACCAGGGCAGTCCCGCGCCCGGCGGCAGCGGCGGGCTGACCCCGGTCAAGCTGCAACTGCAGTGGTTCGTGCAGGCCCAGTTCGCCGGGTTCCTGGCCGCGGTGGACCAGGGCTTCTACCGCGAGCAGGGCCTCGACGTGCAGATTCTCGAGGGCGGCGTCGACATCGTGCCGCAGACCGTGCTCGCCCAGGGGCAGGCCGACTACGCGATCGCCTGGGTGCCGAAGGCGCTCGCCTCCCGCGAGCAGGGCGCCGGCATCACGCAGGTGGCGCAGGTCTTCCAGCGGTCCGGCACGTACCAGGTGTCGTTCGCGTCGTCGAACATCAAGGCCCCGGCCGACCTGCGCGGCAAGAAGGTCGGCAACTGGGGCTTCGGCAACGAGTTCGAGCTGTTCGCGGCCATGACGAAGGCCGGCCTGGACCCCGGCCGGGACGTCACGCTGGTGCAGCAGCAGTTCGACATGCAGGCGCTGCTCGCCGGCGACATCGACGCGGCCCAGGCGATGAGCTACAACGAGTACGCCCAGCTGCTGGAGGCGAGGAACCCGCGGACCGGGCAGCTCTACCAGCCGTCCGACTTCACCGTGCTGGACTGGAACACGGTCGGCACCGCGATGCTGCAGGACGCGGTGTGGGCGTCCACGGACCGGCTCACCGACCCGGCCTATCAGGACACGACCGTCAAGTTCCTCGCCGGTACGGTGCGGGGCTGGGCGTTCTGCCGGGACAACGCGGAGAAGTGCCGGGACATCGTGGTGGCCAAGGGGTCGAAGCTCGGCGCCAGCCACCAGCTCTGGCAGATGAACGAGGTCAACAAGCTGATCTGGCCGTCCGCGTCGCGCGCCGGCCTGATCGACGAGGCGGCCTGGAACGCCACGGTCGACCTGGCGATGACCACGCGGAACCAGGACGGCCAGACCGTGCTGACCACGCGGCCGGAGGGCACGGCGTACACGAACGAGTTCATCCAGAAGGCGCTCGACTCGCTGGCCGGTGCCGGGACCGACGTGGTGGGTGCGGGCTTCACGCCGGCCACGGTGACGCTGACCGAGGGCGGCGCCTGA
- a CDS encoding cysteine dioxygenase: protein MSALDLETPGRVGRLRDIARHVSAAPESWGVTPRFDPVSRWYTRLFAAADHEAWLLTWLPGQSTDLHDHGGSAGAFAVVAGELTEETVRAGAGGAAVLRSASFTAGDVRPFGSQHVHRIVNASAGPAISLHVYGPALTQMTRYRLADGALRVLEIDRAGVAW, encoded by the coding sequence ATGAGTGCACTGGACCTGGAAACGCCCGGCCGCGTCGGCCGCCTGCGCGATATCGCCCGGCACGTCTCCGCCGCCCCGGAGTCGTGGGGCGTGACGCCGCGGTTCGACCCGGTCAGCCGGTGGTACACGCGGTTGTTCGCCGCGGCCGACCACGAGGCCTGGCTGCTGACCTGGCTGCCCGGGCAGTCCACCGACCTGCACGACCACGGCGGCTCGGCCGGCGCGTTCGCGGTGGTCGCGGGCGAGCTGACCGAGGAGACCGTGCGCGCCGGTGCCGGCGGCGCGGCCGTGCTCCGCAGCGCGTCGTTCACCGCCGGTGACGTGCGGCCGTTCGGGTCGCAGCACGTGCACCGGATCGTCAACGCCTCCGCCGGGCCCGCGATCAGCCTGCACGTCTACGGCCCCGCGCTCACGCAGATGACGCGGTACCGGCTGGCGGACGGCGCGCTGCGCGTGCTGGAGATCGACCGCGCGGGGGTGGCCTGGTGA
- a CDS encoding rhodanese-like domain-containing protein, whose translation MADVLENARRGLRRLEPEAAHLAARAGALLVDIRPAAQRAATGEIPGALTIERNVLEWRLDPRSDARLPFADRYDLPVIVFCQEGYTSSLAAAALQELGLHLATDLTGGFRAWRNAGLPAFPPANAPRLQPSYQPA comes from the coding sequence ATCGCGGACGTGCTGGAGAACGCGCGCCGCGGGCTCCGCCGCCTCGAGCCGGAGGCCGCGCACCTGGCCGCCCGGGCCGGCGCGCTGCTGGTCGACATCCGGCCGGCCGCCCAGCGCGCGGCCACCGGTGAGATCCCCGGCGCGCTGACCATCGAGCGGAACGTGCTGGAGTGGCGGCTCGACCCGCGCTCCGACGCCCGTCTGCCGTTCGCCGACCGGTACGACCTGCCGGTGATCGTCTTCTGCCAGGAGGGCTACACGTCCTCGCTGGCCGCGGCCGCGCTCCAGGAGCTCGGCCTGCACCTGGCCACCGACCTCACCGGCGGCTTCCGCGCCTGGCGCAACGCCGGGCTGCCCGCGTTCCCGCCCGCCAACGCACCCCGGTTGCAACCCAGCTATCAGCCCGCCTGA
- a CDS encoding winged helix-turn-helix domain-containing protein produces MALAPRHQRPAAGLGRATTPGARRPAVTVTLSIPLGAGDNTRLLEVIRELAALGGGQVSVLDAPGPAALAESGGPAALADLGGAVAEPELRVVADPAELTVYAGSRTAFAGREPLALTRLEFDLLHFFADNPRRVFSRVQLLSAVWGYEHAGVRTVDVHVRRLRMKLGTEFPLITTVYGVGYRLADEARVTIRTDG; encoded by the coding sequence ATCGCTCTCGCCCCCCGTCACCAGCGGCCCGCCGCCGGTCTCGGCCGCGCCACCACCCCCGGCGCCCGCCGCCCGGCCGTGACCGTCACGCTCTCCATCCCGCTGGGCGCGGGTGACAACACGCGCCTGCTGGAGGTGATCCGGGAGCTGGCCGCGCTGGGCGGGGGCCAGGTGTCGGTGCTGGACGCGCCCGGCCCCGCCGCGCTCGCCGAGTCCGGCGGGCCAGCCGCGCTCGCCGACCTCGGCGGCGCGGTGGCCGAGCCGGAGCTGCGAGTGGTCGCGGACCCGGCGGAGCTGACCGTCTACGCCGGGTCCCGGACCGCCTTCGCCGGGCGTGAGCCGCTCGCGCTCACCCGCCTCGAGTTCGACCTGCTGCACTTCTTCGCGGACAACCCACGCCGCGTCTTCAGCCGGGTGCAGCTGCTCTCCGCGGTCTGGGGATACGAGCACGCCGGGGTCCGCACGGTCGACGTGCACGTCCGCCGCCTTCGGATGAAGCTCGGCACCGAGTTCCCGCTGATCACCACGGTCTACGGCGTCGGCTACCGCCTCGCCGACGAGGCCCGGGTCACGATTCGCACGGACGGCTGA